A stretch of Lactuca sativa cultivar Salinas chromosome 6, Lsat_Salinas_v11, whole genome shotgun sequence DNA encodes these proteins:
- the LOC111890614 gene encoding uncharacterized protein LOC111890614: MEVKYINGVIIFFTFITLFLQHFTHSSTLVVDGVSQWKNPSVQIGDSIIFRHKYNYSLYIFKNRRAFNLCNFTESTLLTPSAPTFTWHPSRLGSFYFAFKNVSTKACDDDHKLAIKVYSSHTPESSPAPPLPQPPTAAQPPVGNIVSATPPSTSSGGGHGKAVSSTPPPTSSSGGGGGGGGGGGIVSSSPSYPWPNLPQELTSPSPSPMNAIFPTGGPMGGGPRKGGSSLPFINSNPAVPLPTGEVDSATIRPVPSSCHHRLLQVVGFVNVVKAFWCVVLLVVLL; this comes from the exons ATGGAGGTGAAGTACATTAATGGTGTGATAATCTTCTTCACTTTCATCACTCTGTTTCTGCAACACTTTACACATTCCTCAACACTTGTGGTTGATGGGGTTTCTCAATGGAAGAACCCTAGTGTTCAAATTGGTGACTCCATTA TTTTCAGGCATAAATACAACTACAGTCTATACATTTTCAAGAACAGAAGAGCCTTCAATTTGTGCAACTTCACTGAATCAACTCTTCTCACTCCTTCAGCTCCCACCTTCACT tggCACCCATCGCGTCTTGGCTCCTTCTACTTCGCCTTCAAAAACGTCTCCACAAAAGCCTGCGACGACGACCACAAGCTCGCCATTAAAGTCTACTCTTCTCACACGCCGGAAAGTTCACCGGCGCCACCACTCCCTCAACCACCGACGGCGGCACAGCCACCTGTTGGGAATATTGTATCTGCAACCCCACCGTCTACTAGCTCCGGTGGTGGTCATGGGAAAGCTGTATCCTCAACTCCACCGCCAACTAGCTCTAGcggcggcggcggtggtggtggtggaggtggaggtaTTGTATCATCGTCTCCATCTTACCCATGGCCTAACCTTCCACAAGAACTAACATCTCCTAGCCCATCTCCGATGAATGCAATTTTTCCGACGGGTGGGCCGATGGGTGGTGGTCCAAGAAAAGGCGGCAGTTCTTTACCTTTCATCAACAGTAATCCGGCGGTGCCTTTGCCGACCGGAGAAGTGGATTCCGCCACCATACGACCGGTGCCGAGTTCTTGTCATCATAGATTATTACAG